actcccaccaccacggaGCGCATAGAACTGTGCCGCATTCCCGCCAGCCCCTGAGAAGCCACCATCGCGAAGGAGCCACGAAAATCAACGGCCCGGTCGATCCCCCAGGAATCCTCCCGCATCCCCAGAAAACTGGCTGGTCTTTGATCAACCTCCACCGGCACGACAGCTTCTAACCTCAGTCTTTCCAACATTTtaagcctcctccttgttgGTAACAGgaacctccaccgccgccggctccttcctcttccaactcatcaacccccccttcttcaccacctccctcgccataaTCACCCCCGACCCAGTCCACACCAGCCACGCCGCCGCAGCAAACGCAACGTCAGCCTGCGCACTTTGGCAGACGCTCCCCCGACAAAACAGCAGTTTGCTCAGGAAAACCGCCAGCCCGACAAACCCGGCGAACCAAAAGAGCACGTTTGACAGTTCCACCCCCAAAGCGATGTAGTTACTGGCGGCCGTCTTGGGGGCGACGAAGCGAGGGATGAGGAACTCGAgagcgaggatggagaggagggagtagagggaggcgaagaagaggaagttgatggaggagggggaggagattactgttgttgtgttgtaCCAGTGGGCGACTGTGGAAAAAGGTTAGTTTCAGGGTGATAGATATAGGAGAGAGAGTTGATTTGGGAGGTAAGGAGGGGCGAGTACCGTATGATGAGAGAGCAAGGACTATGAGAGCAAAGACGCCTTGGATGGcccggagggggaggatgactgTCTTAAAGAGGGCCATGGTTGTGAGTTTTGACGTTTTGATCTCGTATTCGTGATGGCTTGATTTTGATAAGATGTGAATGTTTCGATTTCGGAGAAttcaaaaaacaaaaaaaaaaaaaaaaaaaaaagcagtTGCTGGCCTGCTTGCGTATCGAAGAGAAGGATGAATGTATCAAAGGAGTGACGAaatgaagagaaagaaaatgtCTAGGATAGACTGGATAACAACACCGCAGATGTCTGATGGAAGgaaaaatgaaaaagaaTAGCAAGAGGAATCATAAGAATCAAGCAGTCTTGACTTTTGTCCAAGTCAATGAGTGAAGTGACATTATCCAAGCCGTCAACGACCCCCCTGAAACGCAAATCATCAAGCATTTTCATTCATGCtagatggggggggggttcgTAGCTACTGGGCGCGCGAGGCCACCCAATGGTAGATGGTACCATTGTTTAAAACAAGGCTGTGAAGTAGTGTTGAAGTTGCCCTTCAAGACCGGCTAGGGGTGACTCCGTGACGGGAATATCCACCCTGATCGCtgcgttggtggtgacgaagTGGGCATAGGGGTTTTATCTGGAACATGAAACGGGATGACAGGAGACGGGCTATAAGAAGGGATGGGTCCCGCCTCTTGTTGTCTGAATTTGAGGTGCCGGTTTTTCTTGCCTTTTTTCAAGATCTGTCTTTCGAGTTTTCTCGCTCAGGTCCCCAAGAAAAATGCAATTGGATATCTCGAAAATCGCTGGACAAGCAGAGTAAGATGGCAGGTGTCTGTCGACAGTTGTTTGGCttgcttgagcttgagaTGAGAGGTGGAACTTCACACAAAAGCGACTCACACAAGCTGCTGGGTTGGTTTCCATCTCAGAAGGTCCGTCATATAGAATCTTCGGGTCATCTCCAACTGCGATGTTGAGCCCCATTATCAAGAATCAAGGAGGATGTTTCATCTGATGGCTTGATGCTCTTGGATGTCTTGGCGGTTTCGAGTTGTTCAGTTTGAACTTGATGGCTCGTGCGTGATGCCAAGACCAAAACATCAATGTGGGGCATCTGAATCGCGGGGTGAGGCTGGGCGTTTTCATGGCTCCCAAAGGCGACTAGGTTGTCCCAGCTCGCCCGAGTTCCATCCCAGCCGAGGTCGATGGCTGTCCGAGGCTTTTTGAACGTCTGCCATCCTGACGTCGACAACCGCCAGTCCCAACCGTCGGTAACTGTTCGATTTAGTTTGTTTCCGAAGGCCTGTTTCTGGATAGCAGTAACCGTCCTCCCGGCGCAACGTCCAACGTCGTGAGCCTCTCCAAACGCTCGCACGCTGTTCCtgacccccacccccgcagTTACAAAGTCTGGAGTGGATATCGACATTGCCAGCCACGGGTGCTTTCTTTGTTGACTTCACTTGCTGGTGGGCTTTTTCAGTAAAACGAAATGCTTGCTTCTCCGCACCCCGCATTCTCAAAAGATGGGATCCCCCGCGTGTCATCTGTCTTGTCTGGGGAAATCTCCCTCTGCGCATGTGATGGCCGTACCGGGAAAGGGCCTCCGCGCATCTTCGTGGGAGGTCGTGGAATTTGTCGCTTGGCGAAGCCTTGGATGTCGGCCCCATGTTCCAATCCGGTGTCCCGTTGCCAGTTGCGGATTCCACGGCCAAAAGCATTGGGGAACAACCACCATTTGGCGCCACAGGTCCACTGTTGTCGCTGGACAAGCCGAGGCTGACCTCTGCGACGAGGTACCCAACCCCTAACAGAGTCGTCAACGGCCATGCTGATATTGGGCCTCCGACATAGAGTTGAAGCGTGCAGAGTTGACAGTAGTGTTTACAAGACATAGAGAAACAAGCTCAACTTTGAGGGACAGCTTTTAGCCCACGGTTTCACATCAAGGCGCATCTGCAAACCAAGACTCATGATGGCGTAGCAGGTCTCTCATGTCCAGTCGCAACGCGCTGATTTGGCAGCCCGGACAACCCGGTTagctcccacccccctgTCGCACTCGGCTCAAGACCAACTTGGACGAGACACATGCTGCCGAGCGCCGACCCTGTTGACGAAAAGGAGACCATCTCCCCGTCAGCTTGTGGCTTTTTTGGGCCGCTTCTGCTCAAAACCATtcctccatcctccaacGACCGGTGacgccaacctccccctaGCTGCCACTTGTGTGTTTTGACGAATTGCTGTTTCTTGTCTTTGTTCGTGCGGGTCACATCTACTAGACGCCGTTCgaccttcccctccttcaaccaccGGTACGAATAACGACGCTCGTTTTGAGTTTCGCCGAAACACCTCGCGGCCATGGCTCCCAGCAAGCAGGACACGACGGCTTACATCAACGCCATcgcccaaccaccccctccgggCACTCCCTAcgccctccccatccccggcaCCGAGCGCCCCAACCGGACTCCCATCTACCGCCATTGGCGCTTCCAGAACGGCCCTCTTCTCGAGACCTTCGACCCCGCCATTCGCACCGTCCACGATCTCTTCGAAGCTTCCGTCGCGCGGGTCCCCAGAAACAGATGCTTGGGCCACAGACCCTGGAACCCTGTCTCCAAGACATGGGAGAACAAGTTTGTCTGGACGACATATACCGAGGTTGCTGAGCGCAGGAAGAACTTTGGTGCTGGCATCGTTGAGCTGCACCAGCGGGTTGGCGTCACGGCTGACAAGAAATATGCTGTCGGTCTCTGGGCCCAGAACCGCCCCGAGTGGCAGATCACCGAGTTGGCTCTGCTCTCGCAGTCCTTGTGGCCCGTTTCGCTCTACGAGACTCTCGGACCCGAGGCGACCGAgtacatcatcaaccacagcGAGCTGACTGCCGTTGTCTGCTCGCTCCCTCACATCCCCACTCTCCTGAAGCTTGCGCCCCGCGTGCCCAGCCTCAAGTTCATCATCTCCCTGGACCCCCTCGATGCCGGTGAGATGACCGGCCACTCCAAGCTGTCGCTTTTGAACGCTGCGGCCGCCCAGGTTGGCCTTGAGATCTTCTCCATGGAGGGCGTGGAGGCGCTGGGTGCCCGCTCCGGCCGCCCAATGCGCCCTCCCCAGCCCGAGGATGTTTTGACCATCAACTACACCTCTGGTACCACTGGTGACCCCAAGGGTGTCCTTATCACCCACGCCAACGGTGTTGCCGGTATCTCGGCTGCTCGCTCCAACCAGAGCATCACGGCTGGCGACGTCCACCTGTCTTATCTTCCTCTTGCGCATATCTATGGTCGCATGGCTGACCAGACTGCTCTCGCGGAAGGCGCCAGCATCGGTTACTTCCACGGTGACATCACCCAGCTTGTGGAGGATATCAAGCTCCTGCGCCCAACTGGTCTCATGTCGGTGCCCCGTCTCTTCAACCGCATCAACTCTGCCATCCAGGCCGCCACGGTTGAGCAGGAGGGCTTCAAGGGTGCCCTCTCGCGCCGTGTCAttgaggccaagaaggccagcATGAAGCTTCCTCCTGGCAAGGCCACCAACAAGCACTTCCTCTACGACAAGATCTGGACCCCCAAGGTCCTCAAGGGTGTTGGTCTCTCTCGCGCTCGCACCATGGTCAGCGGTTCCGCCCAGCTCGACCCCGACGTCCACGAGTTCCTTCGCGCCGCCTTTGGCAACAACTTCGTCCAGGGTTTCGGCATGACCGAGACCTATGCCGTCGGTACCGTCCAGATGCCCGGCGATTTCACCACCGGCAACATCGGCCCCCCGTGCCCCTCGGTCGAGCTCTGCATCGAGTCCGTCCCCGACTACGAGTACACCGTCGAGGACAAGCCCAACCCCCGCGGCGAGCTGCTCATGCGCGgtcccatcatcttcaagGAGTACTACCGCAACCCCGAGGAGACGGCCAAGACAATCGAGGCCGACGGGTGGTTCCACACCGGCGACATCGTCGAGGTGGACAGCATGGGCCGCTTCAAGATCATCGACCGCAAGAAGAACGTGCTCAAGCTCGCGCAGGGCGAGTACATTTCCCCCGAGCGCATCGAGAACGTCTACCTCGGCAGCtgcaacctcctcgccatggCCTTTGTGCACGGCGAGCCCAAGGAGTCGAGTTTGGTGGCTGTGTTCGGTATCGACCCTGTGCACTTTGCTCCTTATGCCAGCAAGATCCTCAAGCAGAACATTTCTGCCGAGGACAAGGCTGCGCTCAAGGTGGCGGCGAACGACCCGAGGGTCAAGGGGGCgctgttgaagctgttgGATAACATTGGAAAGAGCCACAAGTTCAACAGCTACGAGAAGGTGAAGAATATCTATTTGGATATTGAGCCTTTTTCGATCGAGAATGAGCTTTTGACTCCCACGTAAGTTTTTCCGAGTCACTGTATTGGATACAGTATAACTAACGAGATGAAcagcctcaagctcaagcGCCCGCAGACGGCGAGGGCTTTCCGCGCCGAGATTGACCGCATGTATGAGGAGATTGCGGCCAATGCTGGTTCCAAGCCCAAGTTGTAAGCTgttaggggggtgggttgattTAGGGGGGATGATTTACTCTGCCATATTGTGTAATACCCAGCTGTTTTTGGATATgtcggggaggatgggggcgggggcggttgTTTATTTGAAGCGGGTTTCATATAGTGTTATTTATATACACACTTGTAACTTACAGAGTGGGAGTAGGGAGGAAAAACAGGACGAAATATCTTTTATCATAGTGTATATGTGTAAAGTCTGAATCGAGAAAATGCCATGAGCTGAGGTACCGTCCATCGTGTGCCTGTACATCTGTTCTTGCACTTGTTCCTTTCCTAACTATCTTGGTGTAATATCTTGGTGTAGGCAAAGCGCTTTCAATCCCATGATCTACACCATGTTGGAGGCTAGGCTATGAAGACTGTCCAGCCGAGGATGGTTTTCTTCTGCAGTCAATGTGTGTAGGTTTGGACAGTTGTCTGTTGCATTTTCGTAGAGGAGCTGCAACCGAAAATGGTACCAGTATTCAGATCGAAGCTCTTCGAAAAGATCACCAAACATCATCACACATTAAAACCCCATTACTATTTGAACAGCTTTTCATTTTGAACTATGAAATATGTACACAACCTTGCAACAAAACTGCCACAgcgacaaaaagaaaaaaaaagaaaataaaactaCCAGAAAATGCTCCCAAAtgccaacccccacccccgcctgAACCAGCAGAAGAAACAtagcaaagagaaaaagaaataccaCAAATTTCACCTCTCATCCATTATCCCCCACCAGCCAGATAACGTTCTTGCAATGAACAACGAAAAAAATGGTATCAcatcaaagaaaaagaaatcatGATTCCCATTCGCTGGAGAAAATTTTTTTTGATGTCGTGTGATCGcgcttcccccccttctgacccgtgtgagagagagaaactCATGCTTTCattcctcgtcatcattaTCGTTCCTTTCAACCGCCCCCGATTGTGTTCACTGTTGCTCAAGCAATAGCAGTaaacacctcctcagcagTCCTCTTGACAATACCACCAGTGACAGGCAAGCTGGTGTTCTTCTCAAGATACAAATCAACCTCGCGAGCAGCCTGGCGACCCTCATTGATACCCCAAACGATAAGCGACTGTCCACGACGGCAGTCACCAGCCGCGAAGACACCCTCCACATTGGTGCTGTACTTCCCAGCAGGAGTCTTGACGTTCTTGCGAGCGTCCTTCTCGATCTCGTCACCCAAGACACGAGCCTCAGGTCCCAAGAAACCCATGGACaagaggacgaggtcggCAGGGAAGAACTGCTGAGAACCCTCAACCTTCTTCATGTCCCAACCACCGCTGGCAGACTTGGTCCACTCAACACGGACGGTGTTGATGCCCTTCACCTTGCCGCTGCCGTCGTCGACAAACTCCTCCGACATGATGCAGAACTCACGGGGGTCCTTGCCTGTGTGTTGAGCCACCTCAGTGTGACCGTAGTCGACACGGTAGATGCGGGGCCACTGGGGCCACGGGTTGTCGCGCGCACGCTCCGGGGGAGGCTGAGGCAGCAGCTCAAAGTTGACAACCGACTTGGCACCGTGGCGGACAGAGGTACCGATGCAGTCGTTACCGgtatcaccaccgccaatGACAACGACGTGCTTGTCCTTGGCAGAGATGTAAGAACCGTCAGCCAGCTCGGAGTCAAGCAGAGACTTGGTGTTCTTGTGAAGGAACTCCATGGCGAAGTGGATACCCTCGAGGTTGCGGCCCTTGATGGGAAGGTCACGAGCGACAGTGGCAccggtggcgatgatgacAGCATCATTCTCAGCCTTGAGATCCATCAGCTTGATATCGTCGCCGATGGAAACACCGGTCTTGAAGATGACACCCTCGTCGGCCATGAACTTGGTGCGTCTGTCGACGATGCGCTTGTCAAGCTTCATGTTGGGGATACCATACATGAGCAGACCACCAAGACGGTCAGCACGCTCGTAGACGGTGACAAGATGGCCAGCCTTGTTCAGCTGATCGGCGGCAGCAAGACCAGCGGGACCAGAGCCAATGATGGCAACCTTCTTGCCGGTGCGGACCTCGGGAGGGTTGGGAACCATCCAGCCCTTCTCGAAACCTCTGTCAATGATAGCGCACTCGATGGACTTGATGCCAACGGGGTCTTCGTTGATGCCGAGAACGCAAGCACCCTCGCAGGGAGCAGGGCAAACACGACCAGTGAACTCGGGGAAGTTGTTAGTCATGAGGAGACGGTTGAGGGCGTCCTGCCACTGGTTCTGGAAAACAAGCTCGTTCCACTTGGGaatgatgttggagatggggcAACCAGTATCAGACTGGCAGAAGGGGACACCGCAGTCCATGCAGCGAGCGGACTGATACTTgagctcgtcctcgtcgagtCTCTGAGAAAGCTCGGCCCAGTCCTTGACACGCGTCTTGGCGCTGCGGTACTTCTCAGAGCGGCGCTGGTACTTCATGAAGCCCTTGGTTTTGTCGAGCACAAGAGCCTTCTTCTTATCACGGGTCTGGTCACCGAAGCTCTCTTCGATATCAGCAAGCTTCTCGGTgtgctccttcttggcctccttcttggcctccttcttctgctcaACGCCAGAGACGATGGGAAGGTTGTACTCAGCACGCTtggcctcagcagccttagcagcctcctcggcaaggACGCGCTTGTAGTCAACAGGCAAGACCTTGATGAAACGGGGAAGGGCGCGGTTGAAGTCGACCAGGATGCGGGCCGCAAGCTCGGAGCCAGtgtagtggtggtgatcctcGATGAGACCGCGGAGGTAGGCAACTTCCTCGGGGTCCTCGACGGGGCCAGCCTCCACCATTTCggtgttgagcttggtgaggaAGTCCTGGTGGATGTCAAGGACGTAGGCGATACCACCAGACATACCGGCAGCGAAGTTGCGGCCAGTGCTGCCAAGAATGACGATGCGGCCACCAGTCATGTACTCGCAACCGTggtcaccaacaccctcaacgACAGCGGTGGCACCGGAGTTGCGGACGGCGAAAcgctcagcagcaacaccacggAAGAAGGCAGTACCGCTGGTAGCACCATACAAGCAGACGTTGCCGATGAGAATgttctcctcagccttgaaGACGGCCGAGCGAGGAGGGTACACGATCAAGCGACCACCAGACAAGCCCTTGCCGACATAGTCGTTGGCATCACCCTCGAGCTCCAGGGTGATACCAGGAGCGAGGAAAGCACCGAAGGACTGACCGGCTGAGCCCTTGATGTTGACGTGGATGGTATCCATGGGGAGACCAGCCTCGCCAAATCTCTTGGAGACGTGGTAGGAGAGCGAAGTACCCATGGCACGATCGGTGTTGACAATGTCGCACTCGATGCGGGAGGGAAGACCCTTGTCAAGAGTCAACTCGGCCTCGGAGATGAGCTTGTTGTCGAGGCGGACGTAGAGGCGATGGTCCTGCTTGCGGACGTTGAAGGTGGCGACACCGGGGCGAAGCTTGTGGGCAGGCGTGAGAATGAGAGAAAGATCGATGTTAGCGGTCTTGTTGGTGCGCAGATCCTCGCGAACCTTGAGGACCTCAGCACGACCGATCATCTCGTTCACGGTGCGGAAGCCAAgcttggccatgatggcaCGGAGCTCGTTGGCAACATAGTAGAAGAAGTTGATGACGTGCTCGGGAGTACCAGTGAACTTCTTGCGAAGCTCAGGATCCTGGGTGGCGATACCGACAGGGCAAGTGTTCTGACGAAAAGGTTAGCAAAACTCGGGAATTGGGGATCTCAAACCACAAACCAGATGACAATTGTGAGTAACGAGGCCATTCCCAAGCTGAAATAGGGACCCTGAGACCTGAATCGCGCGataatcatcctcctcaacgtcTGTGACCGTGAAGGGGCGGGCGTCGTCAGTGTGATAGGTCTTGGCCATGTTCATCCTCTTGCGAGGCATGAGGAGGTATTGCTGGAACTTAGCAGACCCCTTGCCAAGGTAGCAAATGAAGACATCGCCAGGAATATCTGaccacccatccccaaactTCTGGTTATTGACTTCTCTGTCAATGCCTGTGACAGAGATACCGCAACTCAGTGCCAAGTCGCGGAGATCCTCCACGATTTTCCTATGCTCATCGGTGCGCTGCGTAAAACGGTAGGTATTGTGTGACTTCACATAGCAGCCATCAGAATCGATGAGGCCAGCGATGACAGCCAGCCGAGTAGCCTCATCCGCAGTCTTGTAGCAGTCGGGGATACCACCACTCTTGTCACCAAGGAGACCAAGGGAACGGAGGCCATCCTGGATGGGATTCCAGTGATACCCAGGCATCCCCTCCTGACTGGAGATCTTATATGTGTAAGTATTGTGGTTGGCATAGTGATTAGTCCCCGGAATAGCATCACCAGCCTTCTGCTGGAGGTGCTCGCTGACGTGGAGCGGGCGAGCCCCGGCTGGCCTGCTGGCGTTGAGCTCCGCAACATGGCTATGAAGCCAGACTTTGACCTCAAGATCGGAGCTGGAGACGATCGGGCCGCCTGTGGACCCATCACCAAGCCAGAAGCCCAGGAGCCAGGGGTCGATGGGGACGGACCTCTGGACGTTGGCCGGGTGAGGAGCAAAGGCAAGGGGGGCGCGGTAAAGCTTCAAGTGATTCTTCTTGACCTGCTTGCTGCACAGCCCCTCGTACCGAGTCACGGTCATCCTGaagtcatcaccatctctgACAATATAAGGGTCAACGAGATGATGGTGTTCACTCCTCAGCAAGTCATATACCAAGCGACCTTGCTGCTCGGTAGGGAAACGACGACAGATTCTCCGGACACCACCGCATTGGCACCCATTATTCAGCCCACTTCTCAATTTGGTGAAGCGATCGAGTGTAGCTGATGGGAGTGACATGAGTGATGACTCGCCCAGGGTTGACATAGCGTCTGATGATGCAGCATCTGCTTCATGCAATACTGGCATCCTCGAAGGCTGTCCATTGCTGCCTCCAGTAAGCGCCGACTGACTACGGCTGAAGGGGCGATGCCCAAGGgggattggtggtgatgagccCCCATTTGAGTTGTTCCCTGCGTGTCCAAGGGACGAGTTTGGTCTGGACGTATACTGGGAAGAACCAGGACGGTAAGATCCTCCATATGTCGAGGACGGGAGCTCAATGTCGCGGAACTGTTGTCCTATCTCAGGTCCGAGGTCCACCAGCTCGACATCATCTACCTCTAAATCTTCCATGGGAACGTCTGATGGTATGCTGTCCAAATATTCTTGCACAGCACTATGCAGTGCCTCTCTGACCAGGCCAGGCTCATTCTTAAGCTCTTGGTTAGCAATTTGGCGCAGAAAGTCGTCAAACTCAGGGGGGTTGTCGTCGTGGCCGGCTGCGTGAAAATGTGCTTCCACACGACTGTCGACATAGCTATGgacctcctcttcagtcGGGGTATGGTCCTGACTATCGACAAGGTCACGGTAGAGGAAATGAGCAGCCTGATCCCACCTCAGACTGCACGACTCTCTCTCACGACCGGAACGGTCACAGCGTGTCAACCAGTAAACCTGCCAGTCGACCTTGTCCCCATTCTGGGAGCAGACAAGGGAGGGGGCAGTGCCATATGTCCgcagggggaggatgtgatCAGGAGTGCACTTGAAGCTTTTCTTCTCACGAGAATCAAACTCCTTGTAGTGTATCTCCTTCATAGGGCCCCTCTTGACCTCATCCACGGCGAGGACCAGGACcgggaggtggttgtcgtcgaggagggtgtcgCCGACATTGATCTCGGCAATCGTCGTGACGCCGGCGAGGGTGCGGACAGTGGTGGAGGGATGTAAACACTTTCTCATCTTCACGCGCTCAGTTAGCTTGTATTCAACAAGAAATCATCATGGGATGGTGGGCGGTGGATGAAGTGAGGCATCCAAAAGACAGTGACAGGCGTCCAAAAGACACCTGAAGGCATATTTGGATGTGAAGAAGGCCTATTTTCAATTCAAACAGGCCTTCTTCAAATCCAACCATGCCTCTCTGCATCATTCGCACGCCTGAAATCCATCCGGGCCAGGTGTGAAGGGGTAACAAAAATATCAAAAAGTGATCAACTTACCATGATGCAACCCATCGCAATCAAGGGGGTGGTAGCGAAACCCCATTCCTCGGcaccaagcaagcaagcaagggCGACATCGCGACCAGTGCGGAGCTGACCATCAGTCTGGACAACAACACGGCCACGGAGATCGTTCAAGACCAAAGTCTGATGAGTCTCGGCAAGACCCAACTCCCAAGGGAGACCGGCATACTTGATACCAGTCCAGCGCGAAGCACCGGTACCACCATCGTGACCAGAGATCAAGATGTGatcagccttggccttggcgacACCAGAGGCAACAATACCAACACCAGTCTCGGACACAAGCTTCACTGACACACGCGAGCGAGGGCTCGAGCACTTGAGGTCGTAAATGAGCTGCTTCAAATCCTCGATCGAGTAAATATcgtgatgaggaggaggcgagatCAAACCGACACCAGGGGTCGAGTGACGAGTGCGGGCAATGGACTTGGAGACCTTGTGGCCGGgcagctcaccaccctcaccgggCTTGGCACCCTGGGCCATCTTGATCTGAAGCTCATCAGAGTCGGCAAGGTAGGCGGACGTGACACCGAAACGGCCAGAGGCAACCTGCTTGATGGCAGAGCGCATGGTATCGCCGTTGGGCATGACCTGCGAGCGCTCAGgatcctcaccaccttcaccggTGTTGGACTTGCCACCAAGTCTGTTCATGGCCACAGCGAGAGTGGAGTGAGACTCCATGGAAATAGAACCATAAGACATGGCACCAGTGCAGAAGCGGCGCACGATCTCGGTCCAGGGTTCAACCTGCtcgatggggatgggagtgGTCTCCTCAAACTTGAAGTCGAGCATGCCACGGAGCGTGCAGGCCTTGATCTGCTCATACTCGGAGCGGGAGTAGGCCTCGTACGACTTGTCGTTCTTGGTGCGGACGGCGTCCTGGATATTGGCAATCGACGTGGGGTCGTTGATGTGagcttc
This window of the Podospora pseudoanserina strain CBS 124.78 chromosome 3, whole genome shotgun sequence genome carries:
- a CDS encoding hypothetical protein (COG:S; EggNog:ENOG503P4J1) gives rise to the protein MALFKTVILPLRAIQGVFALIVLALSSYVAHWYNTTTVISSPSSINFLFFASLYSLLSILALEFLIPRFVAPKTAASNYIALGVELSNVLFWFAGFVGLAVFLSKLLFCRGSVCQSAQADVAFAAAAWLVWTGSGVIMAREVVKKGGLMSWKRKEPAAVEVPVTNKEEA
- the FAA2 gene encoding medium-chain fatty acid-CoA ligase faa2 (EggNog:ENOG503NUAR; COG:I) — its product is MAPSKQDTTAYINAIAQPPPPGTPYALPIPGTERPNRTPIYRHWRFQNGPLLETFDPAIRTVHDLFEASVARVPRNRCLGHRPWNPVSKTWENKFVWTTYTEVAERRKNFGAGIVELHQRVGVTADKKYAVGLWAQNRPEWQITELALLSQSLWPVSLYETLGPEATEYIINHSELTAVVCSLPHIPTLLKLAPRVPSLKFIISLDPLDAGEMTGHSKLSLLNAAAAQVGLEIFSMEGVEALGARSGRPMRPPQPEDVLTINYTSGTTGDPKGVLITHANGVAGISAARSNQSITAGDVHLSYLPLAHIYGRMADQTALAEGASIGYFHGDITQLVEDIKLLRPTGLMSVPRLFNRINSAIQAATVEQEGFKGALSRRVIEAKKASMKLPPGKATNKHFLYDKIWTPKVLKGVGLSRARTMVSGSAQLDPDVHEFLRAAFGNNFVQGFGMTETYAVGTVQMPGDFTTGNIGPPCPSVELCIESVPDYEYTVEDKPNPRGELLMRGPIIFKEYYRNPEETAKTIEADGWFHTGDIVEVDSMGRFKIIDRKKNVLKLAQGEYISPERIENVYLGSCNLLAMAFVHGEPKESSLVAVFGIDPVHFAPYASKILKQNISAEDKAALKVAANDPRVKGALLKLLDNIGKSHKFNSYEKVKNIYLDIEPFSIENELLTPTLKLKRPQTARAFRAEIDRMYEEIAANAGSKPKL